The Gemmatimonadaceae bacterium genome contains a region encoding:
- the infB gene encoding translation initiation factor IF-2, with product MSKLRVHDMAGEFGISSDEVIVLLRQMDIPVRSHLSLLTDDQIARLRARWEREKRARAEKQTAPATTTRRRRSSAVAPVAEPAAAVAGDAGIRRRRRSEIPVAPVDVEETAIAPSESPNEIAAESTFTVEHEAESVTERTAPAEAAPHEPPTVERRPAPPTPQSATGEHERVQPPRFTEETRTPIAPAHAGGSTSHAPPARPAGPSSVSGMPDRPRPRPITPGAPRPRPVASSGSFMPPRPIASAAPGGTATPARRDDRQQSGGGGGAGSGGGGGGAGAHVDRGRRKKGKRGAVDQEAVDANISKTMATLRGAPQRRSSSDLRRGAREEIEAARAAELERERKTVRVNEFITVSELAQILKVPATEIVAFAFKNLGLMVTINQRLDFDQIELIASEFGFEAVREDAYQAEETGTETVDRPEDLQPRPPVVTIMGHVDHGKTSLLDYIRKANVVAGEAGGITQHIGAYHVTLPNGKEISFLDTPGHEAFTAMRARGAQVTDIVVLVVAADDGIMPQTIEAISHARNASVPLIVAINKIDLPQANASRVKQELLQHGVVLEEFGGTVLSAEISAKKGTNIDALLDGILLQAEILDLKANPDGRAEGTVVEAQLDPGKGPVATVLVRNGTLKIGDDFICGLFSGRVRALFDERSKTVKAAGPAIPAQVLGVEGVPMAGDKLLVVEDATAAREVAQRRQRLDREAKSRRTSRAGVSLEDFMAQSAAGELRTLRILIKADQGGPAEALADALGKLSTSEVNVEIVHRGVGAITEGDILLAKASGSIILGFHVRPDNNARTAAEREGVDIRLYRIIYEAVNDVRSALEGLLRPEQREVILGEAEVREVFKISRIGTIAGCSVRSGLINRQGRVRIIRDAVEVYDGTIASLRRFKEDVREVREGFECGIGIENFNDLKVGDVIECYRTEQVARTLEAAPR from the coding sequence TTGAGCAAGCTTCGCGTGCATGACATGGCTGGTGAATTCGGGATCTCGTCCGACGAAGTGATCGTCTTGCTTCGTCAAATGGACATTCCCGTTCGCAGTCATTTGAGTTTGCTCACGGATGACCAGATCGCACGCCTTCGTGCCCGCTGGGAGCGCGAGAAGCGGGCGCGCGCCGAGAAACAAACCGCACCCGCGACAACCACGCGTCGCCGACGATCGTCAGCGGTTGCACCGGTGGCCGAGCCTGCCGCCGCCGTCGCCGGCGATGCCGGCATTCGTCGTCGCCGCCGCAGCGAGATCCCCGTTGCGCCGGTCGACGTCGAGGAAACTGCGATCGCGCCGTCCGAGTCGCCTAACGAAATCGCCGCCGAATCGACATTCACGGTCGAGCACGAGGCAGAGTCGGTCACCGAGCGCACCGCGCCGGCGGAAGCCGCGCCTCACGAGCCGCCAACGGTCGAGCGTCGGCCAGCCCCGCCAACTCCCCAATCGGCGACCGGGGAGCACGAGCGTGTACAGCCGCCGCGATTCACCGAAGAAACGCGTACGCCCATTGCGCCGGCTCACGCAGGTGGCTCTACGTCGCATGCGCCGCCGGCTCGGCCAGCAGGGCCGTCGTCCGTCTCGGGCATGCCGGATCGGCCTCGCCCGCGTCCCATTACGCCGGGTGCTCCGCGTCCGCGTCCCGTGGCGAGCAGTGGCTCCTTCATGCCGCCGCGCCCAATCGCTTCGGCCGCACCCGGCGGTACGGCGACGCCTGCACGCCGCGACGATCGCCAGCAATCAGGTGGTGGTGGTGGTGCTGGTAGTGGCGGAGGTGGCGGTGGTGCTGGAGCGCACGTCGATCGCGGCCGTCGCAAGAAAGGAAAGCGCGGTGCCGTCGATCAAGAGGCGGTGGATGCGAACATTTCAAAGACGATGGCAACGCTCCGCGGCGCTCCACAGCGACGGAGCTCGAGCGATCTCCGACGTGGTGCCCGCGAGGAGATTGAAGCCGCACGCGCGGCGGAGCTCGAGCGCGAGAGGAAGACCGTCCGCGTCAACGAGTTCATCACCGTCAGCGAGCTCGCGCAGATTCTGAAAGTGCCGGCGACGGAGATTGTCGCGTTCGCGTTCAAGAATCTTGGATTGATGGTCACCATCAATCAGCGCCTGGATTTCGATCAGATCGAGCTGATTGCAAGTGAGTTCGGCTTCGAGGCTGTTCGCGAAGATGCCTATCAGGCCGAGGAAACGGGCACGGAGACCGTCGATCGGCCCGAAGATCTCCAGCCCCGGCCGCCGGTCGTCACCATCATGGGTCACGTCGACCATGGCAAGACGTCACTGCTCGACTACATCCGAAAGGCGAACGTCGTCGCGGGAGAGGCGGGTGGCATCACGCAGCACATCGGCGCCTACCACGTCACCCTGCCTAACGGCAAGGAGATCAGCTTCCTCGACACGCCGGGCCACGAGGCGTTTACCGCCATGCGTGCGCGCGGTGCGCAGGTCACGGACATCGTCGTGCTCGTCGTCGCGGCCGACGACGGCATCATGCCGCAGACCATCGAAGCGATCTCGCACGCGAGGAATGCCAGCGTTCCGCTCATCGTCGCGATCAACAAGATCGATTTGCCGCAGGCCAATGCGTCGCGCGTGAAACAGGAGCTGCTGCAACACGGCGTCGTACTCGAGGAGTTCGGCGGTACGGTGCTCTCGGCGGAAATCTCCGCCAAGAAGGGCACGAACATCGACGCGCTGCTCGACGGCATCCTGCTCCAGGCGGAAATCCTCGATCTCAAGGCGAACCCCGATGGTCGTGCGGAAGGCACGGTGGTCGAGGCGCAGCTCGATCCGGGGAAGGGTCCGGTCGCTACGGTGCTCGTTCGCAACGGAACCCTCAAAATCGGCGACGACTTCATCTGCGGTCTCTTCAGCGGCCGCGTTCGCGCGCTGTTCGACGAGCGCAGTAAGACGGTGAAGGCTGCGGGTCCAGCGATCCCGGCACAGGTGCTGGGCGTCGAAGGCGTCCCGATGGCCGGTGACAAGCTGCTGGTCGTCGAAGACGCGACAGCGGCGCGCGAGGTTGCACAGCGTCGCCAGCGTCTCGACCGTGAGGCGAAGAGTCGCCGGACATCGCGTGCCGGTGTCTCGCTCGAGGATTTCATGGCGCAGTCGGCCGCGGGCGAGCTGCGAACGCTTCGCATTCTCATCAAGGCGGACCAGGGCGGTCCGGCCGAGGCGCTCGCCGACGCGCTTGGCAAACTCTCCACGAGCGAAGTCAACGTGGAGATCGTGCACCGCGGCGTCGGCGCGATCACCGAGGGCGACATCCTGCTCGCGAAAGCGTCGGGCTCGATCATCCTCGGCTTCCATGTACGCCCGGACAACAACGCGCGCACCGCTGCCGAGCGCGAGGGTGTCGACATCCGGCTCTATCGCATCATTTACGAGGCAGTGAACGACGTTCGCTCGGCATTGGAAGGACTGCTGCGTCCGGAGCAGCGCGAAGTCATTCTTGGCGAGGCCGAGGTGCGCGAGGTGTTCAAGATCTCTCGCATCGGTACGATCGCCGGCTGCTCCGTTCGGAGCGGCCTGATCAATCGACAGGGTCGGGTTCGGATCATCCGGGATGCCGTGGAGGTCTACGACGGCACGATCGCCTCGCTTCGTCGTTTCAAGGAAGACGTGCGCGAGGTGCGCGAAGGCTTCGAGTGTGGCATCGGCATCGAGAACTTCAACGACCTGAAGGTCGGCGACGTCATCGAGTGCTACCGCACCGAACAGGTGGCGCGCACGCTCGAGGCGGCGCCGCGCTAA